Part of the Gigantopelta aegis isolate Gae_Host chromosome 15, Gae_host_genome, whole genome shotgun sequence genome is shown below.
ACAGCACGTGTCACCATGGATTTTCTACGGAACCAGAACATAAATGTGCTACCATGGCCATCGAGATCGCTAGATTTAAACCTGATTGAGCATCTTTGGGATGACCTTGATCGACGAGTGCGACAACGTGACAACCACCATCTCAAACGCTTCAGCAACTTCAGGATGTATTGCAAGACGAATGGGCAAGAATACCACAGGTTCGAATACAGATATTTATACAGTCAACTTATACAGGAGGTGCAGAGCAGTTATTCAGGCACGTGGACTTCAACGACACAGTGCCCAGTAATGTTATTGCTAAGTAACGTTTGTGTTAAATGGAGCATCATACCTATAACAATCACCATATGAATGAAATTTAGAGTTCGTAAAGGTCTTATTAAGTCGATGaaatggttgtaaaataaagatgtataaGAAAATTGTCTAGATTcatgtatgcattttttctttttcttttttgggcgAGTATATATTTTTCCTTTTTGCATTGAAGTCATTCTTGATTTCTCTACTTCCTGTGTCCGTATTGTTTGCGTGATCACCGAGGAGTTCGGGAATAAATGCATTACGCATCACGCATTGCGTACACGGAAGCGCTTCAATTGATTTCTGTACAAACTGTTGTTTACGCACCACGCACTACGCATTACGTACACATGGATTTCCAGCATTTTATAAAAGTGAGCTGATGGTGTTACTATTCACACTGAAATcgtcttctttttctctttttttttctcttccaaaaatgttaatattaagtCAGTTAGCAGGCAATAGCTTGTTttctacatttttattatcGAAAATTGCTAGACGTTTGAAACTAAAtgccaatatttttttaacattttagaatagTTCCAGGCTGGCAGCCTTCCCAGGTACGTATTTTCTTATAATGAATCCATGCAGGTCCCAGAGAACTTAAAATTGTATAACCAATTTATtggctacacacacacattttgaggtATGGTCGtattacacagatgtcatctaccatcgaaatccatgttaaattgacCAACTTTAAATGAAGATTggcaatagaacgggttctcgttggcactagcAACATAAACATTTGCGAACagacattatataagcatttatttttcactccaaaattgagaccATTTCCGTCTCCATCTTtagctatatgaccgcatctggcggTAGTACCGGTCAGAACAGCTTGTTCAGGAATCCATTAACAACCACCGGCTCTTTACTATACACCCATGTCGCAAAAATGTCAATGCACAATactacaaaataacatgggcaaaatctAGTAAGAAGGCTTATAATTGAAAAACCCCAATTgatttaattcttccccaattactagaagtgaatatatgAACAGCAACcaatgtcacaattaggaactgtAGTGGAACTCCCACCCAGATGTCAACTGTGTAGAGAGTCCTAACCTTTGCGACGAGGatatgtcccgccccttcagcactttaatatgtcaaatgtttcttttgtttgtccATCATCATTTTATCTAACCATAAACCCTGGAAGGTATTAACgcgaaatagcctaatgggtgtATACAACCAAatgaaatcccatagacgacaatagtaacatatgtggctaaaacttgTACATGCAGCGTAttaatcgacatatacaccacggatataaacaGTACCATCCCTCAccattaaagtgaatcagaaaaaaatgggttgGGGTGAAACTGCTACTTTCAGATATGTACAGGTAGCGTCTACGACTACCCTAGTGtgagttctttttttttacaggtaccctatacatgtttcaagcacaaggttacttaacacagtggtactagatgaaataaaattgaataatttttttgctgtgatgaaacaatttttttgcataacatacacactcacatttatcaccaatcacaggacttgtggtattaactgctctattaaACGTTCgctgcacctccaactttgaccagccggaagttatttagtttagtactagCTAATGGGCCCACGggttgggattgatcccagaccgactgtgcatcagtcGAAtgttctaccactgggctatgtccagccccTTCAACACTTAATGTGTCGAATGtttgggggtttgttttttgtttttgtttttttggggtctTGTATTTCCAATAGGGCAGTACTTTTCTTGTGGAGCACtcgttgttttaaatgtttttttacacaaaattgtgtgtgtgtgtgtgtgtgtgtgtgtgtgtctgtctgtgtgtgtatgtctgtctgtcaaaatgaaaatgtactattttagtgtagcatccttataaacgGTAATTTCATCGATGTGGATATGAGCCAAGcttatgggggccctatttcggtaaatattgcaaacgttaattttatttattttcagtatttttattttttaggggtgtgtgtgtgtgtcaaaatctatattctagtgttcttacatgtaatatataaattgatctgagtgtaaaaggtcaaaattcaaggtcacaaggtcaat
Proteins encoded:
- the LOC121390626 gene encoding uncharacterized protein LOC121390626, which gives rise to MDFLRNQNINVLPWPSRSLDLNLIEHLWDDLDRRVRQRDNHHLKRFSNFRMYCKTNGQEYHRIVPGWQPSQEDSEITYHVQYRWIKKVRSWEDLHQKLDAIGRRRHFGGLLKRVRRLPTIKEESKLSR